The following are encoded together in the Salmonella enterica subsp. enterica serovar Choleraesuis genome:
- a CDS encoding QacE family quaternary ammonium compound efflux SMR transporter — MLNAGFLWLALSIGSEITGTSLIKKTHGFSRLAPSVLVISAYALCYFALTRAMGYIPVGVAYSLWCGFGIVGVTICSMILYKQKPDAPALFAMLLIISGGVIMNTFSTM, encoded by the coding sequence ATGTTGAATGCAGGATTTTTATGGCTCGCGCTATCTATCGGCTCCGAAATTACCGGAACATCGCTGATTAAAAAGACTCACGGCTTTAGTCGCCTGGCACCGTCGGTGCTGGTTATTTCGGCCTATGCGCTGTGCTATTTCGCTCTGACTCGTGCGATGGGATATATACCGGTTGGTGTGGCATATTCTCTGTGGTGTGGCTTTGGTATCGTTGGGGTGACTATCTGCTCAATGATTCTTTATAAGCAGAAGCCCGATGCTCCGGCGTTGTTCGCCATGCTGCTGATTATTTCCGGCGGCGTGATTATGAACACTTTCTCTACGATGTAA